Genomic window (Lycium barbarum isolate Lr01 chromosome 2, ASM1917538v2, whole genome shotgun sequence):
AAATTCAGTAGTGATGGAGACTATCTGTAAAACTAGTTTCATCTACCCAGTGTTATTTACCTACCTGTATATATGCAATGTATTTAGTCTATGCCTGGCTGTGCAATATTAGTCATAAGGATGCAAGACGAATTACTTATTTGAGTTATTTCCAATCACCATTATAACTTGAAAAAACTATAATCTTTGTGGTATTTGAGGTTTTGTATAGTAGTAATAGAATTCTCCATAGCTTACTTCATAGAACTTCTATACCATGttctgtttttttcttttctttaagtATGTTAGCTTCATGTACCTTTGCATGATCAAGTTATGTGGTTATACTGATCTTTGGAAGGCTTAACTAAGCTGTTAGTTTTAACTTTTCTTCCCAAATGCTATTTAGGGATTCTCGCTCCTGCATAAACCGTCTAATCTTGCTAATCTATTTTGTTCTTATATCAACAGCTCCTTGTAAGATACATGGAATACTTGAATACTCTCGTTAATAGCATTATGAGAATAATGTTAACCTGTAAAAACAATTGTTATCTGGGAACTTAAACTTTAGAAAAACATAATTTTGATCCTTGGCTGTGTGCGCATTATTGCTGTATTATTGGTTTCTTCCTAGAAATGGTGACTGTAAAACTTATAACAATTGTCATAATAGTGTGCAGGTTAAGGAGCTGCAAAACCCAGATGTGGTTTTTGAAACAATCATTGGTGCTGTTACACGTTTCGCCGAACATGGGCTTATTCACTGTGACTTTAATGAATTTAACATAATGGTATTTTATAATCCTTCTTTGATTTATGTGAAGCTATTATTCTACTTTACTGCTATAATTGATTGTTCCTTGTGAGCTTGGTTTGCTCAGTGTACAACTAGAAtatgttgatttcatttttcatttctttgCCCTTTTCAATTGCTCTGAATCTCATTGTATAGGCTTATATTAGACATGTTAATCAGTTTTCTGATTCTCCTTATGTGACTAATTGGATTACAGATTGATGATGATGAAAAGGTCACCATTATTGATTTCCCACAAATGGTGTCAGTCTCTCATCCTAATGCCCAAATGTAAGATAGTTTCCCTCTTTATTCCGTTTAAACAGTCTTTCGAAattctgtttttcttttttgttttcccCCCTCGGTTGGAGCATTGTTGCTATGGATTGCGCTCTTAGCAAAATTGCTGTCCCTGATACAAGTTTCTATATTTCAGGTATTTTGATCGTGATGTGGAGTGCATCTATAAGTTCTTTGCAAAGCGGTTAGTGAATTACTCATTTCTGTTTGTTTGGAGAAGTTCATCTGTTTGACCAAGAAACTACTGTGAATCCTTCTTCCACTTTATGATTTACTTCTGTGACTCATCTTATGTATTCACTTTTTTACCCTGATAATTATTTTGGTTTTTGCTACATATGAGTTTGGGATGCTCTTTGAAATGTGAACTCATAGTTTATCTCTCTTACCTATCTTTAGGTACAATATGTCATTTGAAGAAAATGAAAATGATTGTGATGGTCCAGACGTTGAGATAGATGAAGTTGGTCGGCCCCAGTTTtctgaaataaataaaaatatcgGTTTCTTGGACAAAGAACTTGCTGCCAGCGGTTTTACAAAAAAAGATCAACATGAGCTTGAAAAGGTACAATCTAATGGTTCAATTTCAACTACAATTTGTGAACCTTACTAGAAAAAGAAGAAAGTTCCTGGATATAGCTTACTTCTTAATTCCATTAAGTGAAACAATGTTTAAATTGAATGACTTTTTGGTACCCCAGTGAAGCTGTCTGTCGCATTGTTCTGAAAACTTAACTTTAAATATTGCAACTGTGTGACAAATGTGATGCTATTTGTTGCTGATAGCTGCCTTAGTCggattatgagttgttaattCTGGTTTCATACGAAGTGGAGTGATGAATGCAAATTATGGTCCGTCTTAGTTATGACAAGCCTAGAAGATGTTAAAGGTATATTGTAGTGAGTGGTGATCTATAGGATAAGGATCTGAGAATGGGGTGAAAAAATTGAGCTTCAGCAAAATTGTAATTATAGTGTGACTTCATAAAAAGATTTGATTATATTGACTGATAGCGCTGATGTCTCGTGAAGGAAATAGACAGGCAATAAAAGAGAATGAGAAAAGAATTATTGTGTCTTTTAAGCTGGCAGCTTGATTTTGTTGGGATGTATAATTTGCTTTCTCGGCGATAAgtatttcttttccttttattttattcagGCATGGGGAATTCTGATTCTACTTCCCCATGCAGCCGCTTAACTTCTTTTAACCAAAATCATTGGGGCTAGGTCACTTATCTTTGAAGGAGGTAAAGCTTATTGAAAGGCATGAAGTTTCTGGCTTTTGACTTTTTTCCTTCCGAAAAACAGTGAGACTGATTCTGTTGGATGTGCTGCAATGCTGTGAAGACTCAAACATAGCACCATCGATTCTTTTTTATATGTATACCTTCTCAAGAAAATCAAAACTTATTGCAGCTTTGGGAGCCATTTTTGAATTTCAATCGCCTGTTGTTCTTGATTTCATAGTTATTCTTTACTTTGTTTGCAGTTGATTGAGGGGGAACTTGAAGAGAATTCAGATTCTGATGGAGAAGAGGacgaagaagatgaagaagacatAAACACCACAAATGTCAAGCAGCTCGAGTCCTTGCACTTGGAGAAGGTAGGTCCCCTTTTCTCCACCAAGAAGGAAAGAGAGAAGAGACAAAGACTTGTAGGCTGTAGTGATCTCAGATTAAAGTCATATCTGGAAATCTTTCTGGTTATTTTGCTTGACAAGGGGATTTGGGACCTAATTCTCTATACTGTTCTTTGTTATTTGAACGTTATAATGTGCGATAAAACCAAAATTGGAGCATGAAAACTTTTTTGAGTTTAActagaaatatggaacataaagATAATCTCAAACAGCTTGTGTAAATCAAAATAAAAAGCGATAATTGCAGTTGAGCATCTTTGTAAATACTTTTAACACTTAATGTGTTAATGGAATTTTTGTTGACTTGCTAAAAAAGCTTTAGTGTACAGCAAAAGCAGAGAGTCAAGCCATTGCGAGAAAAATTCTTATTCTATTTTTATATTGCTTTTAAAGCTTATGAGACATAATCTAGTTAGTACAATTCTTTCTAGAAAACGTTCCTAAACCATTGTGATTGTCTGCTGTAGAAGTCATACGATTTACTGTCTGAACTTCTGCTGAAAAATTGTTTCGATCAGTCTTAACTTTGTGTCATTTACTAGCAATCTTTACTCTTGCAGGAGGACGATAAACATCAAGTTGTGGATGAGCATGACGATAATGATCAAGTTGGGGATAAGGAGGATGACCATGAGGACAAGGGAGAGGAATCCGAGTCTGAAGATGATGCTGAACTAGAGAAGAGCCTGAGCAAGGAGAGGAGGAAGGCTATTAAAGCTGCTCATCGTGGAAAGAGGAACTTTGCCTCTAGGAATACATACAAGGACAAAGGTGGAAAATCCTCGCAGAATTCAAAAGTCCAGAAGCAATTAAGTGGCTGGTAAAGTACAGGAACCTGGACGAGTCGCATACTGGTAAAGAATATGGCCCACTATTCAGTGTCTTTTGAAGGCCAATCGATGAAATTTCTTTGGCGCTAAGGTGGTATTGAAGGGAATATTGTATCGGGTGGAGCTATCACTAAGGTGCTGAATGATACAGTTTTGACTTGGAGTATGATATGCGTTGTCCGAAATGTCTGTCTTGTATATTTAAAATTTTGGTAGCATGTTTGGCTGAACATGAAGGCTTAGAGATTGTTAATGTACTTGTTATTTACTAAAGATTATAAATCAGAAACAGTTATGTAGGTGTGAAGAACTACTTAGATATTCTATTGTTGGTCATACTTATGCTATTTAAATGCTGAAGGggctcttttctttttcttgttttcttcagTTTTGTTATAAATCTTATTTGTGATTTGCTCATGTTTTACTACGAGAATTTTTTGGAGTAAACTACATTTAATTATTTTAGTTTTCTACTTCTATTTCCTTCAGTTTATTGCCTCCTGAATTTTTAAATGTGTGCAGAAGCTCTTAAATTTTTCATTGTAATGAGTTGGACCTGAAGATGAAAATGTTTAGAAGTGGTAAAATCTGGTAAGAGGAATATCTACTTCAAAACACGATTTGAGGTTGAATATGCTAAAAAATGCGGACGTTATTATCAATCTTTAGTACTCAAAAATTCGTCAAAGCACTTCTGTTTGCTAACATAATCTTTTACTAAATGTTTTTTCAGATTTTTCTTCTAACACACCAACCAAACACCGAAAAACCTTTTCCAGaaaagtatttcttaaaataaatacttttcctaaaaaataatttCCCGTCATCCCAAACACAAACACAGGGTAGTCTGATTCGAACCTAAGTTATAATGCAGAAATTAATTTTTAACAGAAATGAAGAAATATAAATCTGAGGAGCGAGGCCGTCCTTTTTATTTTAGGTGAATCTCAAAAATGCttctctactttgggaaaagggctaaaaatattctCCGTtataaatttgggtcaaaaatacctctctcatcattaaagttttcaaatatatccctATCTCAGTGGAATTTTTCAAAATAATCCAATATTatttttaaacccgacccaactataCCAACTTGTTCCCTCCCGAgtcctacatctggagccactaggcacaggagTAGGTAACTCATATGAGTTTTTTATTTAATTGAGTCGAGTTTAAATGGAGcagatttaaaaataaaatccgattaTTTTGGAAAATTCCATAAAGACTAAGGGTACATttaaaaactttaatgacgggataTCTTTTATCCAAATTTATAATGGAAAATATTTTTAGCTCTTTTCACAAAATAGAGGGATATTTTTGATCCTGTCCCCTTTATTTTAACTGAGCTATTATTAGTACACACAGTGTTAATTCATACAgaataatacatagattctcaGATAACTTAAAACGAATAGTCCTTACACGAGAAAGAAGAAATAACCAAAAAAATGCATAATTGGTAGGGGTTTTTGCATTCCCTTATCCAGTATCTTGATTATCTCACTGGAATATATGTCAGTTGCATCTTGCAGGTATGACCACATAAAGGTAAATTGCAAAGTCTGCCAATTGAAAAAGGAACATACCTTACTTCACCAAAAGGGGAAAATTAAACATCACAATCACAATAGTCACATTACAACTTTTTTTGAGGCAAAACAGCTCGCAATAAAGAACAACAGTAACAGAGCCTTAGACATAAAACAAGCGGCTCCAACGGATTAAAAAGAATGTTCACTTTCCGATCCTAAACACATTATTATTACATATATCAAGAAACAATACGACTAGCTAACAGTAGCTGGCAAAGCTGCGAGGCTCGGTTCAACAACCTGTAACAAGCCAGTTGTCAGCCTCGTCGTTAGATCTTCCACTGACACCTTCACCACATCCCTCCGCATGCCAATATCAGCTGCATAGCGACTAGCACAATAGACCCCGACAGCTGTCACTGCCATCCCGTATACATTAGTGGTAACGAGACGTAGTGGTGTTGACATCACAGCTGCAAGTGGCCCACCGATATAGGACACTGCTTGTCCACTTTGTCCCATTGTACCAGAATCTGTCACGAGCAGTCCGGTCTTACAATAGATGGCGAAGTCCTCACAGTTGTTCTTGAACACATTGTACAATCCAAAGCCGTTAGTAAGTAGGTAATTTGCTCGATGGACCACTAAGTCATCTGGATCAGAGTCTGCAAGAGTGCACGTTCCTCCACGTGCTTTTGCGAGGAAGATAGCGGGGGTTACAGCATATTCAAAGCGATAGAGGATACCTCCAGCAAGAAAGCAGTCTAAGCATGACGAGACTACTCCGTGACCATCTGATGGTGGGGTGCAAACGGTACAAGGAATAAGAGACCGATTTGGAATTGAGCTTACCAGGATATGATCCAAAATCGTCCCAGTTCCTACTTCTTGACCACGTCTTGTGAAGTGAATGACTTTATTATCCCCAACATAGATACCTGTTATTTACACATATCTAATATGATAAGAAAATAATCTTTGTATTCCTCAGTTTATCTGCCACTTATATACAAGCTTAAGATCAAGGGTGATCAAGAAAGTAGAAAGTCAAAAAAGAAagcataaacaaaataaaaataacatgCCAAAGTGTAGACGCTTGGATAGCATCATCTATGCACTTTAATCTTCTGCAGACACTTTGGCATGTTATTTTCACATTGGCAGTGGCCAGGGCTTTAAACTTTGGAACAAGAACAATATTCAGAATGTAACAAGGTCGCATTACAATACCAAATTAGTGACTCAATAGTCCATGTAACACAATCTCATAAAAATATAGCGCATGAGGAAGAGACAAGGGAAGAACGGTACAGTACAGTACATTACCCAACACTCACGCTGTTGCCCTGACCTGTATAATTGTATATGTCTTCATCAAATGCAATTGTAAGAAATAGACCCAAGGCGTGGCCTACTTGAGTTAGTAATCACCCCAACTAATGGAATGGCTTTACCAAGGAAGCAAAGTCTAAAGCCTAGGTCAAGGAAGATCTTGGACACATTTGTCAACTTAATGTTACAAAATGTTAACTCACACTGCTGTCTAGCGTGCGAAAGGGACAAGGGGAAACATGACAACCAAAGAAGCGCAGTGTGTGTAAACAACACGAAGAGCATTTGCAGGAAATGCTGTCCTCAATTGCTTTTGAGAGGAAGTTTGTGGCATAAACTAACAGCCATGTTACAGTAGTTTAGCAAAGAGAGATCAAACCTATTCATTAAAGAAGAGTTCAACGTAGAAAATAATATGACTACATTCACTTCTCGGTAATAACAGTTTGATTAACTTTAAAATCCCAGCCCCATCTCCCATGAGTACTTTACTTTATATGGGATCATATTTGGAGATTAGTTAACTAAGGAGCCCAAGAATATGCGCCTACATCCCCAGAAACCAAACTTTGCCATGGGAAATATTAAATTCAGTAAAAGAAAAGACTACTGCCTACAGCCTATCTaagaaaaaagggcagcccggtgcgctaagctcccgctatgcctACTGCCTATCTCTCCCCAATATTTTACAGCTTTAAAATCCTTATTTCCACTATCCCAATCCCCTAAATTGAATGTCAACCTTCCCTTTTTGATATGTAACAAAGCAATGTTCAATATCATATCGCAATAAAATTTGCTATAACTCTTGGTAAACCTCCCATTTGTTCTAAAGAATTCCTAGAGAACTTATTCCACTTCTAGTACTCCAGTAACCAATTCAACTTTCCAACTCCAATCTTAACAATAATGCCAAGTAGAAACAACCATTCAGCTTTTGAATGGATGAATACAGAATTACAGATCCTTGGAAGTTTTGCATCGGAAAATGTGCC
Coding sequences:
- the LOC132625918 gene encoding serine/threonine-protein kinase rio2 isoform X2, encoding MKLDVNVLRYLSKEDFRVLTAVEMGMRNHEIVPCELIDRIARLKHGGTYKVLKNLLKHKLVHHDSSKYDGFRLTYLGYDFLAIKTLVNRGVFNGVGRQLGVGKESDIFEVIKEDGTVLAMKLHRLGRVSFRAVKAKRDYLRHRSSYNWLYLSRLAALKEFAFMKALEEHGFPVPQAVDCNRHCVIMSLVPGYPLVQVKELQNPDVVFETIIGAVTRFAEHGLIHCDFNEFNIMIDDDEKVTIIDFPQMVSVSHPNAQMYFDRDVECIYKFFAKRYNMSFEENENDCDGPDVEIDEVGRPQFSEINKNIGFLDKELAASGFTKKDQHELEKLIEGELEENSDSDGEEDEEDEEDINTTNVKQLESLHLEKEDDKHQVVDEHDDNDQVGDKEDDHEDKGEESESEDDAELEKSLSKERRKAIKAAHRGKRNFASRNTYKDKGGKSSQNSKVQKQLSGW
- the LOC132625919 gene encoding protein LEAD-SENSITIVE 1, with translation MGLLSNRIDRKSLKPGDHIYSWRAAYIYAHHGIYVGDNKVIHFTRRGQEVGTGTILDHILVSSIPNRSLIPCTVCTPPSDGHGVVSSCLDCFLAGGILYRFEYAVTPAIFLAKARGGTCTLADSDPDDLVVHRANYLLTNGFGLYNVFKNNCEDFAIYCKTGLLVTDSGTMGQSGQAVSYIGGPLAAVMSTPLRLVTTNVYGMAVTAVGVYCASRYAADIGMRRDVVKVSVEDLTTRLTTGLLQVVEPSLAALPATVS
- the LOC132625918 gene encoding serine/threonine-protein kinase rio2 isoform X1; protein product: MKLDVNVLRYLSKEDFRVLTAVEMGMRNHEIVPCELIDRIARLKHGGTYKVLKNLLKHKLVHHDSSKYDGFRLTYLGYDFLAIKTLVNRGVFNGVGRQLGVGKESDIFEVIKEDGTVLAMKLHRLGRVSFRAVKAKRDYLRHRSSYNWLYLSRLAALKEFAFMKALEEHGFPVPQAVDCNRHCVIMSLVPGYPLVQVKELQNPDVVFETIIGAVTRFAEHGLIHCDFNEFNIMIDDDEKVTIIDFPQMVSVSHPNAQMYFDRDVECIYKFFAKRYNMSFEENENDCDGPDVEIDEVGRPQFSEINKNIGFLDKELAASGFTKKDQHELEKLIEGELEENSDSDGEEDEEDEEDINTTNVKQLESLHLEKQSLLLQEDDKHQVVDEHDDNDQVGDKEDDHEDKGEESESEDDAELEKSLSKERRKAIKAAHRGKRNFASRNTYKDKGGKSSQNSKVQKQLSGW